From a single Sinorhizobium sp. RAC02 genomic region:
- a CDS encoding pyruvate dehydrogenase complex E1 component subunit beta — MPIEILMPALSPTMEEGTLSKWIKNEGDTVKSGDVIAEIETDKATMEVEAVDEGVIGKILIAAGTEGVKVNTAIAVLLQDGESADSVAAPKAAAKPAEAEAPKAAEPAPAAASVPAQPKGEVTADPDIPAGTEMVMTTVREALRDAMAEEMRRDEDVFVMGEEVAEYQGAYKITQGLLQEFGDRRVIDTPITEHGFAGVGVGAAMTGLKPIVEFMTFNFAMQAIDQIINSAAKTLYMSGGQMGAPIVFRGPNGAAARVAAQHSQCYAAWYSHIPGLKVVMPYTAADAKGLLKAAIRDPNPVIFLENEILYGQSFEVPKMDDFVLPIGKARIHKKGNDVTVVSFGIGMTYALKAIAELEKDGIDVELIDLRTIRPMDLPTVIESVKKTGRLVVVEEGYPQSSVGTEIATRVMQQAFDYLDAPILTIAGKDVPMPYAANLEKLALPNVGEVVQAVKTVCYK, encoded by the coding sequence ATGCCTATCGAAATTCTCATGCCCGCCCTGTCTCCGACCATGGAAGAGGGAACGCTCTCCAAGTGGATCAAGAACGAGGGTGACACCGTAAAGTCCGGCGATGTGATCGCTGAAATCGAAACCGACAAGGCGACGATGGAAGTCGAAGCCGTCGATGAAGGCGTGATCGGCAAGATCCTGATCGCCGCCGGCACTGAAGGCGTCAAGGTCAACACGGCAATCGCCGTGCTGCTGCAGGACGGCGAAAGCGCCGATTCGGTCGCAGCCCCCAAGGCCGCCGCAAAGCCGGCAGAAGCCGAAGCACCGAAGGCCGCCGAACCGGCCCCTGCCGCCGCATCCGTCCCGGCTCAGCCGAAGGGCGAAGTCACCGCCGATCCGGATATTCCGGCCGGCACCGAAATGGTGATGACGACGGTGCGTGAAGCGCTGCGCGATGCCATGGCGGAAGAAATGCGCCGCGACGAAGACGTCTTCGTCATGGGTGAGGAAGTCGCCGAATACCAGGGTGCCTACAAGATCACCCAGGGTCTTCTGCAAGAATTCGGCGACCGCCGCGTCATCGATACGCCGATCACTGAACATGGCTTTGCCGGCGTCGGCGTCGGTGCGGCCATGACGGGCCTCAAGCCCATCGTCGAGTTCATGACCTTCAACTTCGCCATGCAGGCGATCGACCAGATCATCAACTCCGCTGCCAAGACGCTCTACATGTCCGGTGGCCAGATGGGCGCGCCGATCGTCTTCCGCGGCCCGAATGGCGCGGCTGCCCGCGTCGCGGCCCAGCACTCGCAGTGCTATGCCGCCTGGTACAGCCACATTCCGGGCCTCAAGGTCGTCATGCCGTACACGGCTGCCGATGCTAAGGGTCTGCTGAAGGCCGCCATCCGCGATCCGAACCCGGTCATCTTCCTCGAAAACGAAATCCTCTACGGCCAGAGCTTCGAAGTGCCGAAGATGGATGATTTCGTGCTGCCGATCGGCAAGGCGCGCATCCACAAGAAGGGCAACGACGTCACCGTCGTCTCCTTCGGCATCGGCATGACCTATGCGCTGAAGGCGATTGCGGAGCTCGAGAAGGACGGCATCGACGTCGAACTGATCGACCTGCGCACCATCCGCCCGATGGACCTGCCGACCGTCATCGAATCGGTCAAGAAGACCGGCCGCCTGGTCGTCGTTGAGGAAGGCTACCCGCAGTCCTCCGTCGGCACCGAGATCGCGACCCGCGTCATGCAGCAGGCTTTCGACTATCTCGATGCGCCGATCCTGACGATTGCCGGCAAGGACGTTCCGATGCCCTACGCCGCGAACCTCGAAAAGCTGGCGCTGCCGAATGTCGGCGAAGTCGTCCAGGCGGTCAAAACCGTCTGCTACAAATAA
- a CDS encoding pyruvate dehydrogenase complex dihydrolipoamide acetyltransferase, which translates to MPINITMPALSPTMEEGNLAKWLVKEGDTVKSGDVIAEIETDKATMEVEAVDEGVVAKIVVPAGTEGVKVNSLIAILAADGEDVGAAAAGGGAAAPKAEAKTPEAPKEAEKPAAAAAAPAATASAGPAPAKDGNRVFSSPLARRIAKEAGVDISAVSGSGPHGRVVKSDVEKAVTSGGAKPAAAAAPAAAASAAPAAAPKGMSEDAVLKLFEQGSYDLVPHDGMRKTIAKRLQESKQTIPHFYVSVDVELDALLALRAQINGSAPEKDGKPAYKLSVNDMVIKAMALALRDVPDANVSWTDSNMVKHKHADVGVAVSIPGGLITPIIRKAELKSLSAISNEMKDLGKRAKERKLKPEEYQGGTTAVSNMGMMGVSNFAAVVNPPHATILAVGAGTERVVVKKGQMVIVNAMTVTLSTDHRAVDGALGAELLGAFKRYIESPMGMLV; encoded by the coding sequence ATGCCGATCAACATCACGATGCCCGCCCTGTCACCTACCATGGAAGAGGGCAACCTCGCCAAGTGGCTCGTCAAGGAAGGCGACACCGTGAAATCCGGTGACGTCATCGCCGAGATCGAGACCGATAAGGCGACGATGGAAGTCGAAGCTGTCGACGAGGGCGTTGTCGCCAAGATCGTCGTGCCGGCCGGTACGGAAGGCGTGAAGGTCAACAGCCTCATTGCCATCCTCGCCGCCGATGGCGAAGATGTTGGCGCTGCCGCCGCTGGTGGCGGTGCTGCTGCTCCGAAGGCGGAAGCAAAGACCCCCGAAGCGCCGAAGGAAGCGGAAAAGCCGGCTGCTGCTGCAGCGGCTCCCGCTGCGACCGCCTCTGCCGGTCCGGCTCCGGCCAAGGACGGCAACCGCGTGTTCTCCTCGCCGCTCGCCCGCCGCATCGCCAAGGAAGCCGGTGTCGACATTTCGGCGGTTTCCGGTTCCGGCCCGCATGGTCGCGTGGTGAAGAGCGACGTCGAAAAGGCTGTCACCTCCGGTGGAGCCAAGCCCGCCGCTGCCGCAGCCCCGGCTGCTGCTGCCTCGGCCGCTCCGGCCGCTGCTCCGAAGGGCATGTCGGAAGACGCCGTGCTCAAGCTGTTCGAGCAGGGCTCCTACGACCTCGTGCCGCATGACGGCATGCGCAAGACCATTGCCAAGCGCCTGCAGGAATCCAAGCAGACGATCCCGCACTTCTACGTCTCGGTCGATGTCGAGCTCGATGCGCTTCTGGCGCTGCGCGCCCAGATCAACGGTTCCGCACCGGAGAAGGACGGCAAGCCGGCCTACAAACTCTCGGTCAACGATATGGTGATCAAGGCCATGGCACTTGCCCTGCGCGATGTGCCGGACGCCAACGTCTCCTGGACCGACAGCAACATGGTGAAACATAAACACGCCGATGTCGGCGTTGCCGTGTCGATCCCGGGCGGTCTGATCACCCCGATCATCCGCAAGGCGGAGCTGAAGAGCCTGTCGGCCATCTCCAACGAGATGAAGGACCTCGGCAAGCGCGCCAAGGAACGCAAGCTGAAGCCGGAAGAGTACCAGGGCGGCACGACTGCGGTCTCCAACATGGGCATGATGGGCGTCTCGAATTTCGCCGCCGTCGTCAACCCGCCGCATGCGACGATCCTGGCGGTTGGTGCCGGCACGGAGCGGGTCGTGGTCAAGAAGGGCCAGATGGTAATCGTCAATGCGATGACGGTTACGCTCTCCACCGACCACCGCGCCGTCGACGGAGCGCTCGGCGCCGAACTGCTCGGAGCCTTCAAGCGCTACATCGAAAGCCCGATGGGGATGCTCGTCTGA
- a CDS encoding SGNH/GDSL hydrolase family protein, whose translation MKTVLCYGDSLTWGYSAETLDRHAFEDRWPSVLAKALGPDVTVIAEGLNGRTTAYDDHLADCDRNGVRILPTILHSHDPIDLVILLLGANDMKPTICGTAFGAVRGVERLVELVRHHAWSFSGEGGPEILIVSPPPICETANVAFSAMYTGGVEQSAMLATLYADLADETGCGFFDAGSVARTTPLDGVHLDAENTRAIGRGLEPVVRMMLGL comes from the coding sequence ATGAAGACGGTTCTCTGCTACGGCGACAGCCTGACCTGGGGTTACAGTGCGGAAACGCTCGACCGGCATGCCTTCGAGGATCGCTGGCCGAGCGTGCTCGCCAAGGCTCTGGGACCGGATGTCACCGTTATCGCAGAGGGCCTGAACGGCCGCACCACCGCCTATGACGATCATCTGGCGGATTGCGACCGCAACGGTGTGCGCATCCTGCCGACGATCCTGCACAGCCACGATCCGATCGACCTCGTCATCCTTCTGCTCGGCGCCAACGACATGAAGCCGACGATCTGCGGAACGGCATTTGGCGCGGTGCGCGGCGTGGAACGGCTGGTGGAGCTGGTGCGCCACCACGCCTGGTCGTTCAGCGGCGAGGGCGGGCCGGAGATCCTCATCGTTTCGCCGCCGCCGATCTGCGAGACGGCGAACGTTGCCTTTTCGGCGATGTATACCGGCGGCGTCGAACAGTCGGCGATGCTGGCGACACTTTACGCGGACCTCGCGGATGAGACCGGTTGCGGCTTCTTCGATGCCGGATCGGTCGCCAGGACAACGCCGCTCGATGGCGTGCACCTCGATGCTGAAAACACACGGGCGATTGGCCGCGGGCTCGAGCCCGTCGTGCGCATGATGCTCGGATTGTAA
- the lpdA gene encoding dihydrolipoyl dehydrogenase translates to MAQTYDVIVIGSGPGGYIAAIRAAQLGLKTAIVEREHLAGICSNWGCIPTKALLRSAEIFHYAQHPGDYGIKIEGSVTPDLKAIVARSRGIAQRMNGGVGFLMKKNKVDIIWGEAKITKPGEIVVSKTTKAIQQPQAPLPKTVLPEGTYTAKNIVIATGARPRALPGIEPDGKLIWTYFEAMKPEEMPKSLLVMGSGAIGIEFASFYRTLGVDVTVVEVMKTVMPVEDAEISALAKKQFEKQGMKIHLEAKVTKVEKGANSITAHVEMKDGKVEKITADRMISAVGVQANVENIGLEALGVKTDRGFIAIDGYGKTNVPGIYAIGDVAGPPMLAHKAEHEAVICIEKIAGLPNVHPMDKSKIPGCTYCHPQVASVGLTEAKAKEQGRDIRVGRFPFVANGKAIALGEDQGLVKTIFDKKTGELLGAHLVGAEVTELIQGFVIAMNLETTEEELMHTIFPHPTISETLKESVLDAYGRALNA, encoded by the coding sequence ATGGCTCAGACTTACGACGTCATCGTTATCGGTTCGGGTCCGGGCGGCTACATCGCCGCGATCCGCGCCGCCCAGCTTGGCCTGAAGACGGCCATCGTCGAGCGCGAGCATCTCGCCGGCATCTGCTCGAACTGGGGTTGCATTCCGACCAAGGCGCTGCTGCGCTCGGCCGAAATCTTCCACTACGCACAGCACCCGGGCGACTACGGCATCAAGATCGAAGGCTCGGTGACACCGGACCTGAAGGCCATCGTCGCCCGCTCGCGCGGCATCGCGCAGCGCATGAACGGCGGCGTCGGTTTCCTGATGAAGAAGAACAAGGTCGATATCATCTGGGGCGAGGCCAAGATCACCAAGCCGGGCGAGATCGTCGTGTCCAAGACGACCAAGGCGATCCAGCAGCCGCAGGCGCCACTGCCGAAGACCGTGCTGCCGGAAGGCACCTATACGGCCAAGAACATCGTGATCGCGACCGGTGCGCGTCCGCGTGCGCTGCCCGGCATCGAGCCGGATGGCAAGCTGATCTGGACCTATTTCGAGGCGATGAAGCCGGAGGAAATGCCGAAGTCGCTGCTCGTCATGGGCTCGGGCGCCATCGGCATCGAATTCGCGTCCTTCTACCGCACGCTTGGTGTCGACGTGACAGTCGTCGAAGTGATGAAGACGGTGATGCCGGTCGAGGATGCCGAAATCTCTGCGCTCGCCAAGAAGCAGTTCGAGAAGCAGGGCATGAAGATCCATCTGGAGGCCAAGGTCACCAAGGTGGAGAAGGGCGCCAACTCGATCACCGCGCATGTCGAGATGAAGGACGGCAAGGTTGAGAAGATCACCGCCGACCGTATGATCTCCGCCGTCGGCGTGCAGGCGAATGTGGAAAATATCGGCCTTGAGGCGCTCGGCGTGAAGACCGACCGTGGCTTCATCGCCATCGACGGCTACGGTAAGACCAACGTGCCGGGCATCTACGCCATCGGCGACGTCGCAGGTCCCCCGATGCTCGCCCACAAGGCTGAACATGAGGCCGTCATCTGCATCGAGAAGATCGCCGGCCTGCCGAACGTCCACCCGATGGACAAGTCGAAGATCCCGGGCTGCACCTATTGCCACCCGCAGGTCGCTTCGGTTGGCCTCACGGAAGCCAAGGCCAAGGAACAGGGCCGTGACATTCGCGTCGGCCGTTTCCCCTTCGTCGCCAATGGCAAGGCGATTGCGCTTGGCGAAGACCAGGGTCTCGTCAAGACGATCTTCGACAAGAAGACCGGCGAGTTGCTCGGCGCCCATCTCGTCGGCGCGGAAGTAACGGAACTCATCCAGGGCTTCGTCATCGCCATGAACCTCGAAACCACCGAGGAAGAGCTGATGCACACGATCTTCCCGCATCCGACGATCTCGGAAACGCTGAAGGAAAGCGTGCTGGATGCCTATGGGCGTGCGCTCAACGCTTGA
- the lipA gene encoding lipoyl synthase, with amino-acid sequence MVTILDRTNPSPDGKRVRHPEKANRPDTEVLRKPEWIRVRAPVSKGYQETRDLVRSHKLVTVCEEAGCPNIGECWDKKHATFMIMGEICTRACAFCNVATGKPNALDLAEPENVAKAVKQMGLSHVVITSVDRDDLADGGAEHFEKVIWAIRAASPLTTIEILTPDFLKKPGALERVVAAKPDVFNHNMETVPGNYLTVRPGARYFHSVRLLQRVKELDPTMFTKSGIMVGLGEERNEVLQLMDDLRTADVDFLTIGQYLQPTRKHHAVMSFVTPDEFKSYETVAYSKGFLMVSSSPLTRSSHHAGDDFARLRAARERKLLAAAE; translated from the coding sequence ATGGTCACCATTCTCGACCGCACCAACCCTTCACCCGATGGCAAGCGGGTACGCCACCCGGAAAAGGCCAACCGGCCGGACACCGAAGTGCTGCGCAAACCGGAATGGATCCGCGTGCGCGCGCCGGTCTCCAAGGGCTACCAGGAGACGCGCGATCTCGTGCGCAGCCACAAGCTGGTGACGGTGTGCGAGGAAGCGGGTTGCCCGAACATCGGTGAGTGCTGGGACAAGAAGCACGCGACCTTCATGATCATGGGCGAGATCTGTACCCGCGCCTGCGCCTTCTGCAACGTGGCGACGGGCAAGCCGAATGCGCTCGACCTGGCTGAGCCGGAAAACGTCGCCAAGGCCGTCAAGCAGATGGGCCTCAGCCACGTCGTCATCACCTCGGTGGACCGTGATGATCTGGCCGATGGTGGTGCAGAACATTTCGAGAAGGTGATCTGGGCGATCCGCGCGGCCTCGCCGCTGACGACGATCGAAATCCTGACACCCGACTTCCTGAAGAAGCCCGGTGCCCTGGAACGCGTCGTCGCTGCCAAGCCCGACGTGTTCAACCACAACATGGAGACCGTGCCGGGCAATTACCTGACCGTCCGCCCGGGTGCGCGCTACTTCCACTCCGTCCGCCTGCTGCAGCGCGTGAAGGAACTCGACCCGACCATGTTCACCAAGTCGGGCATCATGGTGGGCCTCGGCGAAGAGCGCAACGAAGTGCTCCAGCTGATGGACGACCTTCGCACCGCCGACGTCGATTTCCTCACCATCGGTCAGTATCTTCAACCGACCCGCAAGCACCACGCCGTCATGAGCTTCGTCACGCCGGACGAGTTCAAGTCCTACGAGACGGTCGCCTACAGCAAGGGCTTCCTGATGGTTTCGTCGAGCCCGCTGACGCGCTCCTCGCACCATGCCGGAGATGATTTCGCCCGACTTCGCGCCGCTCGCGAGCGCAAGCTTCTCGCCGCCGCGGAATAG
- a CDS encoding AAA family ATPase: protein MTVSITVEEAAERLRTAERVLVIGCSGSGKSTLAQGLSARLAVPYVSMDREIFWLPGWETRPRVEALARLQTIVAQERWVLDGTSPGTLPLRLPRSHLVLWLRPPRWMSLYGVISRWLRLRGQSRPEMADGCPERISREFLSYVWNFERTESPEIAENLAAYGPDVSVCVLKSRRQNQQLLAILGPKY, encoded by the coding sequence ATGACGGTTTCGATCACCGTAGAGGAGGCAGCCGAACGGCTGAGGACGGCAGAGCGTGTGCTGGTGATCGGCTGCTCGGGGAGCGGCAAGAGTACGCTGGCGCAGGGGCTCTCGGCGCGTCTTGCTGTGCCCTACGTCTCCATGGATCGCGAGATTTTCTGGCTGCCGGGCTGGGAGACGCGGCCAAGGGTGGAGGCTTTGGCGCGCTTGCAGACGATCGTTGCTCAAGAGCGCTGGGTCCTTGACGGTACGAGCCCCGGCACGCTGCCGCTGCGTCTGCCGCGCAGCCACCTGGTGCTCTGGCTGCGCCCGCCGCGCTGGATGTCGCTTTATGGGGTGATCTCGCGCTGGTTAAGACTTCGCGGCCAGTCGCGGCCGGAAATGGCGGATGGATGCCCGGAACGGATCAGCCGGGAATTTCTCAGCTATGTCTGGAATTTCGAGCGGACGGAAAGCCCGGAAATCGCGGAAAATCTTGCGGCATATGGCCCTGATGTGTCGGTTTGCGTGTTGAAATCGCGACGCCAGAACCAACAGCTACTTGCGATTCTGGGGCCAAAATATTAG
- a CDS encoding type II toxin-antitoxin system RatA family toxin, translating to MPQYETRRPVPHTPEQMYDLVADVERYPEFLPLCEGLTVRSRKERDGKDLLVADMTVGYKAIRETFTTQVLLNRVERAIDVKYIDGPFRYLDNRWRFEALPDGGCSVHFFIDYEFKSRILGALMGSMFDRAFRMFTEAFEKRADAIYPTT from the coding sequence ATGCCCCAATACGAAACCCGCCGTCCGGTTCCCCACACGCCTGAACAGATGTACGACCTCGTTGCCGATGTGGAGCGGTATCCGGAATTCCTGCCGCTCTGCGAGGGGCTGACGGTTCGCTCGCGCAAGGAGCGGGATGGCAAGGATTTGCTGGTTGCCGACATGACGGTCGGCTACAAGGCGATCCGCGAGACCTTTACCACGCAGGTGTTGCTCAACCGGGTGGAACGTGCAATCGACGTCAAGTATATCGACGGGCCATTCCGCTACCTCGACAATCGCTGGCGGTTCGAGGCGCTGCCGGACGGCGGGTGTTCTGTGCATTTCTTCATCGACTACGAGTTCAAGAGCCGCATTCTCGGTGCGCTGATGGGCTCGATGTTCGACCGCGCCTTTCGTATGTTCACCGAGGCGTTCGAGAAGCGCGCCGACGCGATCTATCCAACCACCTGA
- a CDS encoding CinA family protein — translation MSIWPEDIENAARTIVADFTERKLLIATAESCTAGLIAGAITEIAGSSNVFDRGFVTYSNEAKREMIGVANATLKAHGAVSRATALEMAQGAIGNSGANISIAVTGIAGPGGGSDEKPVGLVHLAAARTDRETLHREMRYGDIGRSAVRLATVRTALEMLIEIARD, via the coding sequence ATGAGCATCTGGCCGGAAGACATCGAAAATGCCGCCCGCACAATCGTTGCCGATTTCACGGAACGCAAGCTGCTGATCGCCACCGCCGAATCCTGCACCGCCGGCCTGATTGCCGGCGCGATCACCGAGATCGCCGGCTCTTCAAACGTCTTCGACCGCGGTTTCGTCACCTATTCCAACGAGGCCAAGCGCGAGATGATCGGCGTCGCCAATGCGACGCTGAAGGCCCATGGCGCCGTCTCCCGCGCGACGGCCCTCGAAATGGCGCAAGGTGCCATCGGAAATTCCGGCGCCAACATCTCTATCGCCGTGACAGGTATTGCCGGCCCCGGCGGCGGCTCGGATGAAAAGCCGGTCGGCCTCGTCCACCTCGCCGCAGCCCGTACAGACCGCGAAACGCTTCACCGCGAGATGCGCTACGGCGATATCGGCCGCAGTGCCGTCCGGCTTGCGACGGTGCGCACCGCGCTGGAAATGCTGATCGAGATCGCGCGGGATTAG
- a CDS encoding bifunctional 2-C-methyl-D-erythritol 4-phosphate cytidylyltransferase/2-C-methyl-D-erythritol 2,4-cyclodiphosphate synthase yields the protein MQAENTLSCAVVIVAAGRGERAGSHAEGPKQYRRIGGRPVISHTLDLFVNWQPARRIVVVIHPDDEALFETARATALPAGDRLTVVHGGATRQQSVLSGLEVLADDDISHVLIQDAVRPFVEPAILVRTLAAFHHGARAVLPAVAVADTLKRADANGNVAETVSRSGLFAAQTPQSFHLATILEAHRRAAASGRTDFTDDASIAEWAGVRVHLVEGSAGNVKLTLQKDITMADQRLSHGLPDVRTGNGYDVHQLVEGDGVTLCGLFIPHDQRLSGHSDADVALHALTDALLATCGAGDIGDHFPPSDMQWKGAASRIFLEHAAGIVRANGGTIMNADVSLIAEAPKVGPHRDAMRQNLSDFLGISIDRCSVKATTNEKIGFIGRREGIAAIATATVVYRGTDA from the coding sequence ATGCAGGCGGAAAACACGCTATCCTGCGCTGTGGTGATCGTTGCCGCCGGGCGAGGTGAACGGGCCGGAAGTCATGCCGAAGGCCCCAAGCAATACCGCCGCATCGGCGGAAGGCCGGTCATCTCCCATACGCTCGATCTCTTTGTCAATTGGCAGCCGGCCCGGCGTATCGTGGTCGTGATACATCCCGATGACGAAGCGCTGTTCGAGACCGCCCGCGCCACAGCCCTGCCCGCCGGTGATCGCCTCACCGTCGTGCACGGCGGCGCGACCCGCCAGCAATCCGTGCTTTCCGGCCTCGAAGTCCTCGCCGATGACGATATCAGCCACGTCCTCATCCAGGATGCCGTGCGTCCCTTCGTCGAGCCCGCCATCCTCGTGCGCACACTCGCTGCCTTCCATCACGGGGCGCGTGCGGTTCTTCCAGCCGTCGCCGTTGCCGACACGCTGAAGCGGGCGGATGCCAACGGCAATGTCGCGGAAACCGTGTCCCGCTCGGGCCTGTTCGCCGCCCAGACGCCGCAATCCTTCCACCTCGCCACCATCCTCGAAGCGCATCGCCGCGCTGCCGCCTCCGGCCGCACGGACTTCACCGACGACGCCTCGATTGCCGAATGGGCCGGCGTGCGCGTGCATCTCGTCGAAGGCAGCGCCGGTAACGTCAAGCTTACATTGCAGAAGGACATCACCATGGCCGACCAGCGCCTCTCCCACGGCTTGCCGGATGTTCGCACCGGCAACGGCTACGATGTGCATCAGCTTGTGGAAGGCGACGGCGTGACGCTCTGTGGCCTCTTCATCCCGCACGACCAGAGGCTTTCCGGCCATTCCGACGCTGACGTCGCCCTGCACGCCCTGACGGACGCCCTGCTCGCGACCTGTGGCGCCGGCGATATCGGCGACCATTTTCCGCCTTCGGATATGCAGTGGAAGGGTGCGGCCTCGCGCATCTTCCTTGAGCATGCCGCCGGCATCGTGCGTGCCAACGGTGGCACGATCATGAATGCCGACGTCTCGCTGATCGCCGAAGCCCCGAAGGTCGGTCCGCACCGCGATGCGATGCGTCAAAACCTTTCGGACTTCCTTGGAATTTCGATCGACCGCTGCTCGGTGAAGGCAACGACCAACGAGAAGATAGGCTTCATCGGCCGCCGCGAGGGCATTGCCGCCATTGCCACCGCGACCGTCGTCTACAGGGGGACCGACGCATGA
- the dusB gene encoding tRNA dihydrouridine synthase DusB → MTCLKDEHLTIPALSAPLAVGGQTLRNRVVLAPMSGVTDLPFRDLAWRFGAGLVVTEMVASRELALNARESWSRIRNCGIRPHMVQLAGREAHWMAEAAKIAEGEGADIIDINMGCPAKKVIGGYSGSALMRDPDHALGLIEATVNAVKVPVTVKMRLGWDHNSLNAPHIASRAEAAGAAMITVHGRTRMQFYEGRADWDAIRAVRDVLTIPLVANGDVDTAEDAQEILRRSGADAVMVGRSAQGRPWHPAVLAGASAHPSAEKVAAVAVEHYRMMLDFYGDEAGLRHARKHVGWYLERFAPGLTGPDKAAIMTARDSTFVADRLATAVLGNDTARIGEAA, encoded by the coding sequence ATGACCTGCTTGAAAGATGAGCATTTGACGATCCCCGCCTTGTCAGCGCCGCTCGCGGTTGGTGGCCAGACCCTTCGGAACCGCGTGGTTCTTGCGCCGATGTCCGGCGTTACGGACCTGCCGTTCCGCGATCTTGCCTGGCGTTTTGGCGCCGGCCTGGTGGTGACCGAGATGGTGGCGAGCCGGGAACTGGCGCTGAATGCACGGGAAAGCTGGTCGCGCATCCGCAATTGCGGCATCCGGCCCCATATGGTGCAACTCGCCGGCCGCGAGGCACACTGGATGGCGGAGGCGGCGAAGATCGCGGAGGGCGAGGGCGCCGATATTATCGACATCAACATGGGCTGCCCCGCCAAGAAGGTGATCGGTGGCTATTCGGGCTCGGCGCTGATGCGGGATCCGGACCATGCGCTCGGCCTGATCGAGGCGACCGTCAACGCGGTCAAGGTGCCGGTGACGGTGAAGATGCGGCTCGGCTGGGATCATAATTCGCTCAACGCGCCGCACATTGCTTCGCGCGCGGAGGCTGCTGGTGCTGCGATGATCACCGTGCATGGGCGCACGCGCATGCAGTTCTACGAAGGCCGGGCCGATTGGGATGCGATTCGCGCGGTGCGTGACGTTCTCACCATTCCGCTCGTGGCGAACGGCGACGTCGATACGGCAGAGGATGCGCAGGAGATTCTGCGCCGCTCGGGCGCCGATGCCGTCATGGTCGGACGGTCGGCACAGGGGCGGCCCTGGCATCCGGCAGTGCTGGCGGGTGCTTCAGCGCATCCATCGGCGGAAAAGGTCGCCGCGGTTGCGGTCGAGCACTATCGCATGATGCTTGATTTCTATGGCGATGAAGCGGGCCTGCGCCATGCGCGAAAACATGTTGGCTGGTATCTGGAGCGTTTTGCGCCCGGCCTGACCGGACCGGACAAGGCCGCGATCATGACGGCGCGCGACAGCACCTTCGTGGCGGATCGGCTCGCTACCGCCGTGCTGGGCAACGACACGGCCAGGATTGGAGAGGCCGCATGA